TGTCCCTTACTAGCCGTGAGGTTTTGGAAAGAAACTTAACATGGGTTCCTTCAACTACATTGGAATTCTCAGGAGGATTAAATATGGTGACAGTGCCATTGTTACATCGTCCATATTCAACACTCAGTCCTTTCCCCTCTTCTTCAGGAGCTCAGAGATTGCCATAATGAAGAGCTTCCATCACTTGGGGCAAAGGGGCCCCAGGTTGCTGGTCCATAGGGCTTAGTGACCAGGCAGATGAGGGGTACTGAGGAATCTGCTGGTGGGTGGAAGGGTATgattatgttaaatatttaccTGCTAGGCTTTGTCTTATCTCCTGGGTGGAGATTTAAATACCCAGCCCTTTAAGCGGGTCCACCCTTCCTGGAGGATCCACACCCCAGGAACCCTTTCTTGGAAGAAAAAAGACCGTGGCCTAAGATCACAAGCCAGCCTCAACTTGAAGTTTCTTCCTGTGGCATCAAGGGCACTATAGGTGGAGCTTCTGTTTTAGTCTGGTCACTCTAGAAGTGGAATGGAAGCAGACTGGAGGGGGTGGGTGCACTAATAGCTTCAGGGTTTCCATTAAGAAGGCTAGGATGGTGCAATTCTTGTCTTGGAGCTGCATTTACATACCCCAGGAAATTTACaaaatttgggctagggttcagcttagtgatagaatgcttgtctagcatgtacaaggccctggtgTTTGAACCCCAGcgttgcaaaacaaacaaaaaacatttctcCACATCGGAGGTGAAGGTGGGCAGCTGGGGAGTGAGTGTAGGGGAGTAGCCTGGAGGACCCAGGAGAGAGATACTGCAGACCTTCAGATGATGATGATAGAGGAGGAAATGAAGTAGTAGGATTTGGAGAATTTAACGATCAAACGCATGTTAGGGGTGATAGAAGAATCTAGGTTAGACTGGATTTCTGGTAGGGTGACTTGGCACACCGTGGCACAGTTCAGTGATGTGGGAGAGAAAAATGAGATGATGCCTTATCAGGTAAGGGATAGGGCCAGGACTGAGGGCAGGGTTCCGATTTCAAATCTGGAGCTTGTTCATTTGTTAAACACCCTTTATTTGAGCAACAGGTACTATGCTGGCTgctttcctttcagaggattggCTTTTCCTTCCAtccaccccatttttttttttttactttgtcatttttacatatgaggaaattgAAATTGGCAGAGGTTAAGCGACTTGCCCAAAGGAGTATGCAGCACTGGGCTTGTGTCTAGCTCTCTCTGGCTCCCAAGCATGTGCCTATCGCCCTGGGCTACACTGCAGGGCCTCATGAATCTGTCTGGAGTGCAGGCGTCCATCAGGAGAGGGTGCTGAAGGACTGGGTGGGCACTGAGCCATGGATGTTTACTCGGGGTGGGAATGAAGTATCGGTTTGTGCTGTGGTGTGTGGCTTTATGGAACTACATGTGGTCAGTCAGCCAGGGTTGCAGTGCCCTGGGGCATGGACATGATGGGGTGAGGGGGCTGCTGACTTTGCTGCCTGGCTGGGCTGGACTCTGGCCACCCTAAGGTGCTTAGGCAGCTGATAATAGCCCTGAGGGATTAGGGGCTTTATCAGGCAAGGCCTGGGTCCATGCTAGGGCCCCAGATACCACTGGGGTTTTCAGGGACAGAGTCCTCTGAAAGGAAGAGTACCCTTGGGAGCCCAGGCCTTCCCCCTTCAAAAAGTGCTCAGGGATGGGACCATCCTATAGAAATCCAGAGCAGACCAAGTGCTGCCTCTTCAAACCCCATTTCCCAACAGTCCTGGGAGCTGGGTCTAGTTCAGTGGAACATTCTGTCCACCAGCCACCCCTCTGGCTTTCACTTTGTCTGGACTGGGTACCAGCTATTGACAGACAGGAGTAGTCAGAAGTTGAACAAAGGGACCTGCCCTCATGACCCTAATCCCATCTGTGCCTCTGCAGACCCTGCTCTCTCAGAGTGACAGAGAGACAGACTGTTCTTGACCTCTGAAAATGGCCAGTGTGACTAGGGTTTGGGGCTCCTGTCGGGTCTCTTCAACAACTTGATTCAGGGCTTTTCTCCAGGACGAGTCCGACTGCAGACAGGAGCATCTCTCCAGATCGAGGGGCTCCGAGTGGAGGACCAGGGCTGGTACGAGTGCCGCGTGCTCTTCCTGGATCAGCACAGCCCTGAAGAGGATTTTGCTAACGGCTCCTGGGTGCACCTGACAGTCAATTGTATGAAGCTGGGGAGAAGGTGGtggagatgggaggggaggagaatgATGGGGACCCTGGATGATGTTAGAAGGGGAAGAGGGACATGCGTGCTTGCAGCTCCAGTGCCCCACCCTGTCTGGCACTCCTTGTTTGTTCACTTAATGGTTGCATCTTATCCCCCTCCTCATTCCTGCCCTTTCAGTTCTTCAAATCTAAATCCAATCAGCTTCTTAGGCTCAACATCAGGAACTtccacttcctcttccttccttatgCATTTCTGGCCAGGATAGTGGATGGGGGAGAGGGCAGTATTAGGCCCTGAGTTTAACAGCTCACTTACATATAGCATTTGATGTTTTCCAAAACCTCATTACACCTGGGGCCTCATTAATTCTCCTTCACCCCTAAAAAGGAAGAGCTTAGGATCATTTCTGTTTCATAGGTGAGACTTGGACCAAGAAATGGATGATTGCCACTGGTTATTATCTGAGTTTAGGACCCAAGGCTGACTCCCAGAACATTTAGCTCTCCCCCTGGCCCTGGGCATTCAGTCTGTGCTTAGCCCAGGCCAATGTGGGGATGGCCTGGTACAATCCTTACCTGGTCCCCGGTGCAGCAGATAGGGTGACCTGGAGCTGGGATTCCCATGGATGGGAATGAGGGCTGCTGTCCTGAGTAGTCTTGTTTCCCTTGACGTAGACACAGCTCTTTGGGCTAATAACCCCTCTGGCAGCTCCTGATGCCTTTCTTCCCCGCAGCACCCCCTCAATTCCAGGAGACACCTCCTCCAGTGCTGGAAGTGCAGGAATTGGAGCCAGTTACCCTGCGCTGTGTGGCCCGGGGAAGCCCCCAACCTCAAGTGTCTTGGAAGCTTCGAGGACAGGACCTTGGTCAGGGCCGAGGTCAGGTGCAAGTGAGTACCTGGGCTGGCAGAGTGGGCCAGCTGGAGTGTGAGGGGAAGGTGGGAGCAGAACTGGAGGACAGAGGGGGCCAAAGTTGGGCTGGAAGATGGGCTCCCAGAAGGGTTTGGTAAATTGGCTTCACTGAGCCTGAAGCTCTGCCTCCCTCTGCTGGCCAGCCTGGGAAGTGCAGGTTCTGAAGCTGGCCCAGCAGGAAGGGAACTTTCTCCCCCCTCCCTAGGTGCACAACGGAACACTGTGGATCCAGAGGGTAGAGCGGGGCAGCTCTGGAGTTTACACCTGCGAAGCTTCCAGCACTGAGGGCAGCATCACCCACTCCACCCAGCTGCTGGTGCTAGGTGCTCTGATGGGAGGGCTGGGGACCAGGGACACCTAGGTGACCTATGGCTAGGAAGGCACATAGCAGGATGAGAGGAGGATTCTGCCTGGGGGAGGATCTGTGCAGGGTGAGAGTGCTCCAAATATAGGTTGTTACTCTAAAACAAGCATCTTAATTTTAACTGGATCAGTGAGTGGACAAATAAATACTTAGTGTTCATCAATGTGTTATATAGTAGAAAGGACCTGGGTGCCGGTGTCAAACTGTGAACCAGGTGaccctcctgagcctcagttttctcatctcaaTAAGGCACAATGATACACACTTGTgatccagctactcagaaggttgaggcaggaggattgcaagtacaaggccagcctctgcaaattggcatgaccctttttcaaaataaaaataaaaagggctcagtggtagttcaTATTGACTGCTCAGGACTGTGACAAGAATTCAATTAGGTTCAGCAGAGAACACAGTAAATCCTGGCCAAGACCTTCTCTTTAGAAGGAAAGCTGGGAAATGTGAAGTCTGGAGTCTACCTTCAGAGTGACTTTTATCTACATGGGGAAATAATACTAACCTGTGGGACTGTGGGAGTGTTGCTTTCCATGGTGCCAAGAGAAAGGCAGTGCCGGGTAAAAGTTTAAGGGCATAGTCTCTGGCTTCAGAAAATCCCAAATATCAATCTTGACTCCCTTGGGACCTGGGGCAAGTCACTTCACGATCTCTTTGCCTCTGAACCTTTATTTTTTCCAGCTACAAAAGGGAAACAggggcacacacttataatcccagttctttgggatgctgaggcaggaggattgcaaatttgaggccagcctggacaactcagtgagaccctgtctcataagaaaaaagaaaaagggctgtggatggtagctcagtggtagcgtgtccccaggttcaatcctcagtatcaaataatattataataatgataaaagttATGCTAAAAAGGGGGGACAGTAAGTTCTACTGCAAAGGTTCTTGTGAGAGTTCAGTAAGATGAACAGGCAAAGTGCTAGGCACTTAGTGCTGGCCTGCAGCAGGTGCTCTATATGCATGGACTGCTATCGTTACCTCTTGTTACTGTCTGTCTACGCAGTGGGGCCaaggaaggggagagggcagCAGGCTGCAGCAGTCAGAGACAGTTCTGTAAGAGGTATACAAATGAACCAGGCCCTAGGAGTTCAGAGAGCAGAGGCGGATGGGAGTGAGCCTGGTGAGGTGTCAGCTTGACCTGACGATGTGTGTTAGGGCTGATGTATGAAAAGGTGGGTGGCCAGGTTGGGAGTGCTTAGATCATGGGACCCACAGGACTAGGTCAAGAAAGGTGAGCTCAATGTGGTAGCGGTCAGGAGCTGCTATGGGTTCTGGAGCAGAAGCCTTCTGTGGCTGAAGGGGAACTTTCTGTATGAGTGACCATTAGCGTGGCAATGATGGGAGAACCTGGAGTCAGGTGGCTGCGGCATCTTGGGGTGAGCTATGGGGTATCTGGACTAGGGTAGGAGACATGGATGTGACTTAAGATGTGATGGGTAGGGAAAGAAAGGGTAAATTAACAGTTCAGATGGACTCTCCCCAcaccctgacacacaggtggatGAAGTTACCCCTGGGGGAAGAGGGAGAATTTGGGAAGAGGAACAGGGCTCAGGGAGAGGATGAGCTTTTGTTATGCACAGGGGAAGTTTCCCTTTCAAATCCCCAGAGTCCTCTGTTTCAGAGGATGGAGTCAAGGAAGAGTAATAGAACGAGAGTCTGGGAAGACTGTGGGCCGAGAGCACCTCTCTCCTCTTGTGCCCCCTGCAGGACCCCCTGTCATTGTGCTGCCCCCCAAGAACAGCACAGTCAATGCCTCTCAGGATGTTTCCTTGGCCTGCCAGGCTGAGGCGTACCCCGCCAACCTCACCTACAGCTGGTTCCTGGATGGCGTTAATGTCTTTCACATTAGGTGAGCTGATCCACCTTTGGAGCAGTGGAGGTGGGGAGCTGGCGAGCAGTCTTTGAGGGGCCCCTTGGCTGGGCGAGGCCTAGGCCCTTCCTCACACGTGTCACCTTGCAGCCACCTGCAATCCCGAGTGCGGATCCTGGTGGATGGGAGCCTGCGACTGCAGGCTGCCCAGCCCGATGATGCTGGTCGCTACACCTGTGTGCCCAGCAATGGCCTCCCGCATCCGCCCTCGGCCTCTGCCTACCTCACTGTGCTCTGTAAGCCTGACCTCCACTTCCTTCCCAagcctgctcccctcccctgggCCAGGCCAAAGCCCTTTCTCAACTTGTCACTGCTTCCCCCAGACCCAGCCCAGGTGACAATGATGCCTCCAGAGACACCCCTGCCCATAGGCATGCGGGGGGTGATCCGGTGCCCGGTTCGTGCCAACCCCCCACTGCTCTTTGTCAGCTGGTCAAAGGATGGGCAAGCCCTGCAACTGGACAAGGTACAGGCTTGGGATGGGGAAGACTTGGTGTGATCCTGGTCAGAAGGCCAAATGGAATGGAGTCAGCTCAGTTTAATTCAGTCCCGTGAACCTAAACTTCTTACTGGGTGCTGTGCAGGTGTTGGGTGGGGAACAGCAGCAAATCCTGAAGGAAGGCACTGTCTTGGGGGAAGTGGGACAGCAATAGGGCCAGGGATGGAGTTAAATACCTTCCCCTTAGGCCTGGTTGAGGATAGATCAGCCAGGGATTCTGGGACTTCAGTGATGGGCCTTGGAGATGGGATGGTCATTCCATGTAGAAACCAAAGACTTGATGGTATAGTGCATTTATGAAATAATGAATTGGGCAGTTTGGTGGTGGCTGCAATACCTGTAGGGACATGCATGGTGCAGAGAAACCTGGAAAGACAGGTTGGGGCCAAAAGGAAAAACTGTGCATGCCCTTTATATTACCTCATCCCAGGGTGATTGGATCTTTTGTTTGTCTGCAGAGACTGTAAATTCCTTGCATCTTTTAATCACTACGTCAGGGTTTTTACAATAGTACTACTCAatacattgttgttgttttttttaatcttaaggtAGTGGGAACCagtgaagttgtttttttttttttttcagtaaaaatggGAGATAGCATTGGAGCCAAGATTAGGAGTTGAGTTTGTCTGAAGGAGTGGAAGGGAGAGGGGTTGTGAGGCTGTAGAAATGGTTCAGGTAAGGGATTACGGAGTTGGAGCTGGAGGACAGGAAGATGGATGGGCCCTCATGCTCACACAAAAGGATAACAGTTAATTTTTGGGATAGGGGGACTGCGGGAAAGTGAGGGATCACATTTTACTGAGGAGGATGGCAGTGGGGTGCTTTATGCTGAAGTTAGTGGTGGAGCATAGGGAGGACAGGGAGGTGAGATTATAGCAGGCAGGGAGCGCGGGGTAACTCACCTCCGGGCGTTCATTCTCATTGTTTTCTGTGGCATCCCTGTGCAGTCACAGTCTCATATCCATTGGCAGGGGTCCTTCTGTGGCAGAGAAATGGAGGTTTGGAATTCAGAGAGAAGCTGGGGCTACACTTAGAGTTGTGGAGTCCCTCTCCAGTGTATTACCTCACCATCCCCACCTTGCCTGTGCTGAATTTCTTTCTGAAATTGTCATCTCTTCTTCCCTCCAGTTCCCTGGCTGGTCCCAGGGCACAGAAGGTTCACTGATCATTGCGCTTGGGAATGAGGACGCCCTGGGAGAATACTCCTGTACCCCCTACAACAGCCTTGGTACTGCTGGGCCCTCCCCTGTGACCCGTGTGCTGCTCAAGGTGAGGCCCAGGGTAGGTCCGGAGCCTGCAGCAGGAGTGGCTCAGGTAGCTGAAGATGTGAGCGAAGGCCAGGCTGATGGGATGGGGGGTAGGGCAGATATGTGGGAAGGGGCTTTCAAGTCTCTGTTTCCCGGGTGGCCATAGCAGCAGTGGTCAGATGCAACCCACGGGTTTTTgcaaaatggtgctgggaagtgGTCCATCAACTTTGCACCACATTCACAAAATGAGATATCTGTCTGCTCCACCTTTCACCCATCTTAACCAGGCTGCCTCCCTTTCCGGAGCTGCAGGGCCCTCCCTGCAGGGGTTTGTACATCTCCAGAGAGTCTTGCCTGGCCACCAGTCTTTATCTATCACACCATTTCCCCTCAACCCTACCTGCTGGGGAAcacagagagagtgagagagagagagagtgagtgtgtgtgtgtgctagacAGAAATTGAGAGGTGGAGAAGGAATGAGATGGGCGTGGCAGGGAACCTGGAGGCAGGGAGTAGCAACCTCAGACCAATGGAAGAGAAATCCCTCCTAATATAGATCTGGCCTGCAGGCTCCCCCAGCTTTTATAGAACGCCCCAAGGAAGAATATTTCCAAGAAGTAGGGCGGGAGCTTCTCATTCCCTGCTCTGCTAGAGGAGACCCTCCTCCTACTGTCTCTTGGGTCAAGGTAAGGCTCCTGACGCTTGCTTTTCCTGGATTCCCCTGCCTCTGTGCCCCTGGACATTTTGTGGGAGGGAGCTGGCTGTCAGAGGCAGGGTGGGCAGGACACAAGCAGCCTAGAGAGATGAGTGGCCCCTTTGGCTGCGTGTGTCCTCAGGGCTGACCAGTGGTTCTGTAGGTGGGCCGGGGACTACGGGGCCAGGCCCAGGTGGACCGCAATAGCAGCCTCATTCTTCGACCACTGACCAAGGAGGCCCACGGGCGCTGGGAATGTAGTGCCAGCAATTCTGTAGCACGAGTGGCTGCTACCACCAATGTCTACGTGCTGGGTTAGTGGTTGaatgggctggagctggggggAAACTATGTGGAAGGGGAGACAGGGGAGTCATTTTTTTTGAGGCTCAGATGGGGGATTATGGGTGGGGGACCCTTGGGATGATGGGTGGGGGGTTCAAATGAGCCTCCCCCAAGCTTTTCACCCTCCTTGAAGATCCTGACCATCCTCTCTCTCCAGGCACCAGCCCCCACGTTGTCACCAATGTTTCTGTGGTGCCTTTGCCCAAGGGTGCCAATGTCTCCTGGGAGCCTGGTTTTGATGGTGGCTATCTGCAGAGATTCAGTGTCTGGTATACCCCATTGTAAGTGAACTACAATGGCCTACACCCTACCTCTGTTTgctttttctcccattcttctgTCCCTAGTTATGAACTAGCTCTGCTGACCCCCGTTTCCAGTGACTCTTAGGTGTTTGGGGCCCAAGTCCTCAGACCTTGGACAGttgaggggggagggtggaggtcAGATCTCTGGACCCCAAACCTTCCTGGACTTCCTAGTTCATAAGATGCTCCCCATTTCCCCTTGTGCCCCAGGGCCAAGCGTCCTGACCGAGCCCATCATGACTGGTTGTCCCTGGCAGTCCCTGTGGGGGATGCCCACCTCCTCGTGCCTGGCCTGCAGCCCTACACCCAGTACCAGTTCAGCGTCCTAGCTCAGAACAAGCTGGGGAGTGGGCCTTTCAGTGAGATCGTCTTGTCTGCTCCAGAAGGTGAGAGAGCTCATGTTCCAGAGTAGCAGAGACTACGGTGGAGAAGGGCTGGTAGGGAAAACCAAGACATGGAAGGGACCTGGGGATGGGGAGGCGGCAAAGGTGGTGTTGGGAAGTTTGGGGTCTGGAGTGGGGTGTGGAAGGGCTCAGGCAGAATGACTGGGTATCTTAAGGCTGTGGAAGGCCAGAGCAGGGGCAGGATGAGGGATGCTGGGAATCCTATCCCTGAACTGCCTATCTGCCCCAATCAGGGCTTCCTACCACACCGGCTGCCCCCAGGCTGCCCCCAACAGAGATGCtgcctcccctgtcccctccccgaAGTCTGGTGGCAGTGAGAACACCCCGGGGGGTACTCCTGCATTGGGACCCCCCAGAACTGGTCCCTAAGAGACTGGATGGTTATGTCCTGGAAGGACGGCAAGGCTCCCAGGGCTGGGAGGTGCTGGACCGAGCTGTGGCAGGCACGGAGATGCAGCTGCTGGTACCAGGCCTCATCAAGGTATGTGCTGGATGGTACAGTGAGGGTCCTCCCAGGGGCTGGCCAGTGTCCTGCTCAATCCCCCAACCTCTTATCTTACCTTATATGACTATCTTCACCTCTCCTTCTCACCTCATCCTTATCCCCCAACTGCAAAGTTTTTACCAATGGGGCTGAAGTGGGAGTCCGGGGCCTAATCCGCTTCCTGGcactccatccccacccccaggatGTTCTCTATGAGTTCCGCCTCGTGGCCTTTGCCGGTAGCTATGTCAGTGATCCCAGCAACACTGCCAACGTCTCCACTTCAGGTGAGAACCTGCCGGGGGAGAAGGGTGCTGGGGGGTTGCAGGAACTCGGAGCTCACTGACCCTCCCTCTTGGCTCTTCACCCAGGCCTGGAGGTATACCCATCTCGCACGCAACTGCCAGGCCTGCTGCCCCAACCTGTGCTGGCGGGTGTGGTGGGTGGGGTCTGCTTCCTGGGCGTGGCCgtcctggtgagcatcctggctGCCTGCCTCATGAACCGGCGCAGGGCTGCCCGCCGCAGACGCAAACGCCTGCGTCAGGGTAGGTACCCTCCGCTCTCAGTCTTGTGGGTGCAGAGCACTTGGCCATTTGAAGTTCAGCCCACCTGAAGGGCCTGCCCCTCTGGAAGTCCTTCCCACCAGGAGGACAACCCCTCCCCATGCATTCCCATAACCCTGCACCCCGTCTTGCCTGCTCTTTTCCAGCTAGATGGGGTTGGGTTGGGCGACTGGTGTGGGGTGAGAGGGTCAGCACCTGGGGCCCCGGAGGGGCTTGTGTTTTGCCTGTATCACCTCCTGTTCTCACACCCTTACAGATCCACCTCTTATCTTCTCTCCGCCCAGAAAGTCAGCCCCACAGTAAGTTCCTCCACTCATTGACTTCCTTTTGTCTTCTCCTTGTACTGGACAGTAtcctctgcttcctcttttgTATCTTTGGGAGAGATGGGAGGACCCGGAGCAGAAGTTGGAGGGAGGTGACAACAGGAATGCAGAAGCCCCAGCCTGGAGGCGGGTTCAGTGTTGCCTGGGccttccctccacccctccaccatGTTGGTCCTTTCCTCACTTGCTCTCCCTAGCTCTGCTTTGTTGTGCACCAAACCTCTCAAGACCAGACCCTGATCTCCTGTCCTTCCCCAGCTCTGCTCCAGGCTCCAGCAGCCCTGACAGCGTGGCCAAGATGAAGCTTCAGGGCTCCCCTCTCCCTAGCCTGCGCCAGAGTCTGCTCTGGGGAGAGCCTGCCCGGCCCCCCAGCCCCCATCCGGATCCTCCACCCAACCGGGGACCCTTACCCCTGGAACCCATTTGCCGGGGCCCAGATGGGCGCTTTGTGATGGGACCCACTGTGGGGGCCCCCCAAGAAAGGTCAGACCTGGAGCGGGCAGAACCTAGGACCTCAGCCCAGCGTCTGGCTCGGTCCTTTGACTGTAGTAGCAGCAGCCCCAGTGGggcaccccagcccctctgtatTGCAGACATCAGCCCCGTGGGGTCTCCTCCAGCAGCTCCCCCAAGTCCCCTGCCAGGTCCTGGACCCCTGCTCCAGTACCTGAGCCTGCCCTTCTTCCGGGAGATGAATGTGGATGGGGACTGGCCCCCTCTTGAGGAGCCTGTCCCTGTGCCACCCCCAGATTACGTGGATACCCGGCCCTGCCACACCTCGTCTTTCCTTCGCACTCCGGACTCCCCTACTGTATCCTCCAGGGCAGCACTTCCCGGGGCTCTGGTAGGAGTTGGGGCCACTTCAGAGTCCCCTTACACAACTGACTGGACACTGAGAGAACGGTTACTTCCAGGCCTTTTCCCTGCTGCCCCTCGGGGCAGCTTGACCAGCCAGAGCAGTGGGCGGGGCAGTGCTTCCTTCCTCCGGCCTCCCTCCACA
This sequence is a window from Marmota flaviventris isolate mMarFla1 chromosome 10, mMarFla1.hap1, whole genome shotgun sequence. Protein-coding genes within it:
- the Igsf9 gene encoding protein turtle homolog A isoform X1; protein product: MVWCLSLAILSLIISQGADGRRKPEVVSVVGQAGESAVLGCDLLPPAGRPPLHVIEWLRFGFLLPIFIQFGLYSPRIDPDYVGRVRLQTGASLQIEGLRVEDQGWYECRVLFLDQHSPEEDFANGSWVHLTVNSPPQFQETPPPVLEVQELEPVTLRCVARGSPQPQVSWKLRGQDLGQGRGQVQVHNGTLWIQRVERGSSGVYTCEASSTEGSITHSTQLLVLGPPVIVLPPKNSTVNASQDVSLACQAEAYPANLTYSWFLDGVNVFHISHLQSRVRILVDGSLRLQAAQPDDAGRYTCVPSNGLPHPPSASAYLTVLYPAQVTMMPPETPLPIGMRGVIRCPVRANPPLLFVSWSKDGQALQLDKFPGWSQGTEGSLIIALGNEDALGEYSCTPYNSLGTAGPSPVTRVLLKAPPAFIERPKEEYFQEVGRELLIPCSARGDPPPTVSWVKVGRGLRGQAQVDRNSSLILRPLTKEAHGRWECSASNSVARVAATTNVYVLGTSPHVVTNVSVVPLPKGANVSWEPGFDGGYLQRFSVWYTPLAKRPDRAHHDWLSLAVPVGDAHLLVPGLQPYTQYQFSVLAQNKLGSGPFSEIVLSAPEGLPTTPAAPRLPPTEMLPPLSPPRSLVAVRTPRGVLLHWDPPELVPKRLDGYVLEGRQGSQGWEVLDRAVAGTEMQLLVPGLIKDVLYEFRLVAFAGSYVSDPSNTANVSTSGLEVYPSRTQLPGLLPQPVLAGVVGGVCFLGVAVLVSILAACLMNRRRAARRRRKRLRQDPPLIFSPPRKSAPHSAPGSSSPDSVAKMKLQGSPLPSLRQSLLWGEPARPPSPHPDPPPNRGPLPLEPICRGPDGRFVMGPTVGAPQERSDLERAEPRTSAQRLARSFDCSSSSPSGAPQPLCIADISPVGSPPAAPPSPLPGPGPLLQYLSLPFFREMNVDGDWPPLEEPVPVPPPDYVDTRPCHTSSFLRTPDSPTVSSRAALPGALVGVGATSESPYTTDWTLRERLLPGLFPAAPRGSLTSQSSGRGSASFLRPPSTAPSAGGSYLSPAPGDTSSWASGPERWPRREHVVTISKRRNTSVDENYEWDSEYPGDMELLETLHLGLASSRPQPEAEPELGGKTPEEGCLLNTAQVPGPEARCAALREEFLAFRRRRDATRARLPAFRQPVSHPEQATLL
- the Igsf9 gene encoding protein turtle homolog A isoform X2 — encoded protein: MVWCLSLAILSLIISQGADGRRKPEVVSVVGQAGESAVLGCDLLPPAGRPPLHVIEWLRFGFLLPIFIQFGLYSPRIDPDYVGRVRLQTGASLQIEGLRVEDQGWYECRVLFLDQHSPEEDFANGSWVHLTVNSPPQFQETPPPVLEVQELEPVTLRCVARGSPQPQVSWKLRGQDLGQGRGQVQVHNGTLWIQRVERGSSGVYTCEASSTEGSITHSTQLLVLGPPVIVLPPKNSTVNASQDVSLACQAEAYPANLTYSWFLDGVNVFHISHLQSRVRILVDGSLRLQAAQPDDAGRYTCVPSNGLPHPPSASAYLTVLCMRGVIRCPVRANPPLLFVSWSKDGQALQLDKFPGWSQGTEGSLIIALGNEDALGEYSCTPYNSLGTAGPSPVTRVLLKAPPAFIERPKEEYFQEVGRELLIPCSARGDPPPTVSWVKVGRGLRGQAQVDRNSSLILRPLTKEAHGRWECSASNSVARVAATTNVYVLGTSPHVVTNVSVVPLPKGANVSWEPGFDGGYLQRFSVWYTPLAKRPDRAHHDWLSLAVPVGDAHLLVPGLQPYTQYQFSVLAQNKLGSGPFSEIVLSAPEGLPTTPAAPRLPPTEMLPPLSPPRSLVAVRTPRGVLLHWDPPELVPKRLDGYVLEGRQGSQGWEVLDRAVAGTEMQLLVPGLIKDVLYEFRLVAFAGSYVSDPSNTANVSTSGLEVYPSRTQLPGLLPQPVLAGVVGGVCFLGVAVLVSILAACLMNRRRAARRRRKRLRQDPPLIFSPPRKSAPHSAPGSSSPDSVAKMKLQGSPLPSLRQSLLWGEPARPPSPHPDPPPNRGPLPLEPICRGPDGRFVMGPTVGAPQERSDLERAEPRTSAQRLARSFDCSSSSPSGAPQPLCIADISPVGSPPAAPPSPLPGPGPLLQYLSLPFFREMNVDGDWPPLEEPVPVPPPDYVDTRPCHTSSFLRTPDSPTVSSRAALPGALVGVGATSESPYTTDWTLRERLLPGLFPAAPRGSLTSQSSGRGSASFLRPPSTAPSAGGSYLSPAPGDTSSWASGPERWPRREHVVTISKRRNTSVDENYEWDSEYPGDMELLETLHLGLASSRPQPEAEPELGGKTPEEGCLLNTAQVPGPEARCAALREEFLAFRRRRDATRARLPAFRQPVSHPEQATLL